Genomic segment of Sphingomicrobium marinum:
GCACGCGTGGCAGGCGCCGAGATTATCGGCGATGTGGAATTGTTCGCCCGTTGCCGCGATGCGCTGCCGGGCCATGCCGTCGTCGGTATTACCGGCACCAACGGCAAGTCGACGACGACAGCGCTGATCGATCATGTCTTGCGCGAGGCCGGCGTGCCGAGCATCGCGGCCGGCAATATCGGCGAACCCATCCTCTCGATCGACCCGCTCCCCGAAGGCGGGGTCTATGTGCTCGAACTGTCGAGCTACCAGATCGACATCACGCAGAGCCTCGATTGCGAGGTGGCGGTATTGCTCAACATCACGCCCGACCATCTCGATCGGTATGACGGTGATTTTGAAAAGTACCGCGCCTCCAAGATGCGCCTGTTCGAGATGCAATCAAAGGGAGTGGCCATCGAAGGGCCTGACGTCGAGGCAGAACCCTACCGAGATTTCGTCAGGTGGCAGGAGCATTTTCCGGCGCTCCAGGGCCCGCATAATGCGCAGAATGCCATCGCCGCCGTCATGGCATGCTCGGCGCTTGGGCTGGAGCGGGGACAGATCGAACAGGGCCTGGCAAGCTTTCCCGGCCTGCCGCATCGCATGGAGATTGTCGCCGAGAAGGATGGCGTGCTGTTCGTCAACGATTCAAAGGGCACCAATCCGGCGGCCAGTGCGCCCGCACTGGCGGCCTATGAGAATATCCGCTGGATCGTGGGCGGGCAGGCGAAGACCGAAACACTCGATGAACTCGAGGCGCAGCTCGGCCATGTCACCAAGGCCTATCTGATCGGCGAAAGTGCTGAATTGTTTGAAAGACTCTTGTCCGGAAAGGTCGAGACTCTACAGTGTGAGACCGTGGGCAACGCAGTGAAATTGGCGGCACAAGATGCGAAGGAAGGAGATGTCGTGCTCCTCTCGCCCGCGTGCGCCAGCTTCGACCAGTTTTCCGACTTCGAGAAGCGCGGCGAAGCCTTCCGCGCTGCGGTGGAGGCGCTATGAAATTCGCCCCGCCCAAGACGCGTTATGGCCGCGCCGACCGCTCCGAACTGGGGCGATGGTTCTGGGAGGTCGACAAGGTCCTCCTGCTGATGCTGGCGGCGCTGATCGGCATTGGACTGATCGCGGTGGCGGCGGCATCGCCGGCGGCGGCGGAACGCTATTCGGGCGGCGATGTGCGCGTGCCCGAACTCTACTTCTTTACGCGCCAGCTGATGTGGCTGGCGGTGAGCATTCCGATCATGCTGATCGTATCGATGATGAGCCGTGAAAAAGCCAAGCGCTGGAGCCTGATTGGCGCAGGCATCCTGTTCGTCGCGTTGGCGCTGGTGCCGTTTATCGGATCAGAGACCAACGGCGCGCAGCGCTGGCTCGACCTTGGCATATCGCGCTTCCAGCCGTCGGAGTTTCTCAAGGCCTTCTACATCGTCGCCATCGCCTGGATATTCAGTCTCAAAAAGGTGCCCGGCGCGCTCATCACCGGAGCGTGGCTGGCGGTCATTTGCGCCTTGCTTATGATGCAGCCCGATTTCGGGACAACCGTTTTGTTTGCTGCCGTCTGGGTCGCGTTGTTCGCGCTGTCGGGTGCCAACGTGCGCATCCTTGGCGCGTTGGCCGTGCTCGGCGTCGTGGGCATCATCGCGGCCTATTTCTTCTACGATGTCGCGACCGCGCGTATCGATGCCTTCCTGTTCGGCGAGGGCGACAATTTCCAGACAAGCAACGCCATGGCGACGCTCACCGCGGGCGGGCTGTTCGGGCTCGGGCCGGGGGCGGGGACACGCAAGTTCACGCTGCCCGAACCGCAGACCGATTATATTTTCAGCGTAATCGGCGAAGAATTTGGGCTGATCGCCTGCCTGATCATCGCACTGCTTTACCTCGGCATCGTCGCCCGGGTGCTGATCAAACTGCTCGATGAGGACGATCGCTTCACCATCCTCGCGGCCTCGGGCCTCGTCATCATGTTCGGACTGCAGGCTTTCATCAACATGGCGGTCAACGTGCAGATCGCCCCGTCGAAAGGCATGACGCTGCCCTTCATTTCCTATGGCGGTTCGTCCATGATCGCGCTGTCGATCATGATGGGGCTGTTGCTCGCCTTCACGCGCGCCAATCCCTATCTCAACCGCAGTCCCTATGTCGTGAAATGGAGCGCCACATGAATGTCACCCTCGCCGCCGGCGGAACGGGCGGACATATGGTCCCGGCGCATGCGCTCGCCGAAGAGCTCAAGCGACGCGGGCACGGCGTGATGCTGGTCACCGACAAGCGCGGCGCGCAGATCCCGGGCATCTTCGACGATGTCGAGGTGCGCGTGCTGCCCGCGGGGCGCCTCGAAGGCGGGCTGCTGGGACCGATCAAGACGCTGTGGGGCGTCTACAAGGGCACCAAGGCGGCCAAGGCGCTGTACGAGGAATTTCCGCCCGATGTGGTCGTGGGGTTTGGCGGTTATCCGGCGATGCCGGGCTGCCTTGCCGCCAACCGTATCGGCGTGCCGACCCTGCTGCACGAACAGAATGCAGTGCTCGGCCGCGTGAACCGGGCGCTGGCGCGCAAGGCCAAGGCGGTCGCGACCGCCTACAAAAACGTGCAGCGGCTCGATCCCAAGAAGGCAGTGCTGGTGGGCAACCCTGTACGCGTCGAAGTGCAGCGGCTGGGCGAGATCGCTTATCCCACGGTCGAAGAAGGCGGGCCGCTTCACCTGCTGATCACCGGCGGCAGCCAGGGCGCGTCGATCCTTGGCGAATTCATTCCGCGCGCGCTCGGCGAAATGGACGAGGCACTGCGCCACCGGTTGAACGTAGTGCACCAGTGCCGTCCCGAAGACCTCGAAGCCGTCCGGCAGGCCTATGTCGATCTCGACATTCCGGCCGAAGTGATGACCTATATCGAGGACATGCCCAAGCGGATCGGCGATGCGCATCTCATCATCGCGCGCGCCGGTGCCTCGACGATCGCCGAGCTGGCGGTGGCGGGACGGCCTGCGATCCTCATTCCGCTCCCGACCGCAGCCGACGATCACCAGACCGCGAACGCGATGGAAATGGCGAAAGCGGGCGGCGCACGCATGATCAGGCAGGCCGACCTTACGCCGGGCGTATTGGCGCGCCAGATCGCGGAAGTCGTGACCGATCCCGAAACGCTTTCGACCGCTGCAGGCCGCGCGCTGTCGGTGGGGCGGCCGCATGCGACCAAGGACCTTGCCGATCTCGTCGAGCGCGTC
This window contains:
- a CDS encoding FtsW/RodA/SpoVE family cell cycle protein, translated to MKFAPPKTRYGRADRSELGRWFWEVDKVLLLMLAALIGIGLIAVAAASPAAAERYSGGDVRVPELYFFTRQLMWLAVSIPIMLIVSMMSREKAKRWSLIGAGILFVALALVPFIGSETNGAQRWLDLGISRFQPSEFLKAFYIVAIAWIFSLKKVPGALITGAWLAVICALLMMQPDFGTTVLFAAVWVALFALSGANVRILGALAVLGVVGIIAAYFFYDVATARIDAFLFGEGDNFQTSNAMATLTAGGLFGLGPGAGTRKFTLPEPQTDYIFSVIGEEFGLIACLIIALLYLGIVARVLIKLLDEDDRFTILAASGLVIMFGLQAFINMAVNVQIAPSKGMTLPFISYGGSSMIALSIMMGLLLAFTRANPYLNRSPYVVKWSAT
- the murG gene encoding undecaprenyldiphospho-muramoylpentapeptide beta-N-acetylglucosaminyltransferase, with translation MNVTLAAGGTGGHMVPAHALAEELKRRGHGVMLVTDKRGAQIPGIFDDVEVRVLPAGRLEGGLLGPIKTLWGVYKGTKAAKALYEEFPPDVVVGFGGYPAMPGCLAANRIGVPTLLHEQNAVLGRVNRALARKAKAVATAYKNVQRLDPKKAVLVGNPVRVEVQRLGEIAYPTVEEGGPLHLLITGGSQGASILGEFIPRALGEMDEALRHRLNVVHQCRPEDLEAVRQAYVDLDIPAEVMTYIEDMPKRIGDAHLIIARAGASTIAELAVAGRPAILIPLPTAADDHQTANAMEMAKAGGARMIRQADLTPGVLARQIAEVVTDPETLSTAAGRALSVGRPHATKDLADLVERVGAGDNPLPTDPVVSPQRPVPSRGVPA
- a CDS encoding Mur ligase family protein, which translates into the protein MYGLARSGLASVDALVKAGCEVACWDDNEDARAKANPFAQRIDFVKQGLEGYDSLVVSPGVPINRHPIAEKARVAGAEIIGDVELFARCRDALPGHAVVGITGTNGKSTTTALIDHVLREAGVPSIAAGNIGEPILSIDPLPEGGVYVLELSSYQIDITQSLDCEVAVLLNITPDHLDRYDGDFEKYRASKMRLFEMQSKGVAIEGPDVEAEPYRDFVRWQEHFPALQGPHNAQNAIAAVMACSALGLERGQIEQGLASFPGLPHRMEIVAEKDGVLFVNDSKGTNPAASAPALAAYENIRWIVGGQAKTETLDELEAQLGHVTKAYLIGESAELFERLLSGKVETLQCETVGNAVKLAAQDAKEGDVVLLSPACASFDQFSDFEKRGEAFRAAVEAL